One part of the Pecten maximus chromosome 9, xPecMax1.1, whole genome shotgun sequence genome encodes these proteins:
- the LOC117334978 gene encoding unconventional myosin-Ie-like isoform X2, with product MPYHWQSHNVKTSGVDDMVLLQKISEAAILDNIKKRYMDDCIYTYIGPVLVSVNPFKQLNIFTDREVEQYQGAAQYENPPHVYALADNMYRNMLIDMENQCVIISGESGAGKTVAAKYIMGFIAKVSGGGEKVQKVKDVILESNPLLEAFGNAKTVRNNNSSRFGKYVEIQFSRGGEPDGGKISNFLLEKTRVVSQNRSERNFHIFYQICAGADASQKESLGVTTPDYYMYLNQSGTYTVDGTDDVAEYKDTMHAMHTVGMADETIEDVICVVAGILHLGNIAFQEDGNYAKVANEDFLDYPAYLLGVDKEYLRTKLTSRDMDSKWGGKSEVIHVTLNVEQAEFSRDALAKALYSRMFDYLVEAVNRAMRKDKEEINIGILDIYGFEIFEKNGFEQFCINYVNEKLQQIFIELTLKAEQEEYVQEGIKWTPIEYFNNKVVCDVIETKQPPGIMCILDDVCATMHAVSEGADSTLLQKLGAGIGTHDHYQPSGMGFIIHHYAGKVTYDVDGFCERNRDVLFKDLVQLMQSSNNDYIRNLFPEDVSKQTKGRSSTASSKIKSQANKLVDTLMRCTPHYIRCIKPNETKRPRDFEDSRVKHQVEYLGLKENIRVRRAGFAYRREFSKFLRRYAILTTETWPSWRGDPKQGIKHLMDTVNMDKDQWQLGKTKVFVKNPESLFLLEEMRERKFDHYARKIQKAYRRYHARKTYFKLREEASDILFQKKERRRFSINRNFVGDYLGLDDHPGIRALLGKRERVEFADTVLKFDRRFKIAKRDLILTAKSVYLVGREVIKKGPDKGTMIEVIKRSIPLEDISHVCLSTLQDDLFVLHIQNDYASLLESVFKTEFLSTLSKRYKDKTSKELRTQFSDVIEFPIKKEGWGGGGTRSIKFSKLGQPQDVAVMKPSSKVLNVTIGPGLPKDSRPGKKKMHVSNGTLRRKNPPSRSAPTAPPPSRGAPPPPTSNPPSLANRRSRRLSDKTPSLPRDGAQKKAKKINEALINNNNNFMATPDAGYSGLQRIDQERMSDVQRNRSSTKKPSPAGGRPKPPAAPKPKPAFPQCRCLYAYDAQDVDELSFNEGDVIEIVKEEATGWWTGKLRAKQGLFPANYVEKL from the exons CCGTACCATTGGCAGAGCCACAATGTCAAGACCAGTGGGGTCGACGACATGGTGCTCCTCCAGAAGATCTCGGAGGCAGCCATTCTCGACAACATCAAAAAACGTTATATGGACGATTGTATCTAT ACTTACATTGGTCCAGTGCTGGTGTCGGTCAACCCCTTCAAACAGCTCAATATCTTTACTGATCGAGAGGTGGAGCAGTACCAAGGAGCG GCCCAGTATGAAAATCCACCACATGTGTATGCCCTGGCCGACAATATGTACAGGAACATGTTGATAGATATGGAGAACCAATGTGTCATCATCAG CGGAGAGAGTGGTGCTGGAAAAACAGTAGCAGCCAAATACATTATGGGCTTCATTGCCAAAGTTTCGGGAGGAGGTGAAAAAGTACAG aaagTCAAAGATGTTATTCTTGAGTCTAACCCATTGCTAGAGGCTTTTGGGAATGCCAAGACAGTCCGCAACAATAACTCCAGTCGATTT GGTAAATATGTAGAAATCCAATTCAGTAGAGGAGGCGAGCCAGACGGTGGTAAAATATCCAACTTCCTACTGGAGAAG ACCCGTGTGGTAAGCCAGAACCGCAGCGAAAGAAACTTTCATATCTTCTACCAGATATGTGCTGGGGCTGATGCATCACAGAAAG AGAGTTTAGGTGTTACCACACCGGATTATTATATGTACCTGAACCAAAGCGGGACCTACACAGTGGACGGTACTGATGATGTTGCCGAGTACAAGGACACCATG CATGCCATGCACACAGTGGGTATGGCGGATGAGACGATAGAAGATGTGATATGTGTTGTGGCTGGTATACTTCACTTGGGAAACATTGCCTTTCAAGAGGATGGAAACTACGCCAAAGTGGCCAATGAAGATT TCCTTGACTACCCAGCTTACCTGCTCGGAGTGGACAAAGAGTACCTCAGGACAAAACTGACCAGTCGAGACATGGACAGTAAATGGGGAGGCAAATCCGAGGTTATCCATGTGACACTGAATGTGGAGCAGGCAGAATTCTCACGTGATGCTCTGGCTAAGGCCCTGTACAGTCGAATGTTTGACTACCTTGTCGAG GCGGTCAACCGTGCCATGAGGAAAGACAAAGAAGAGATCAACATAGGCATCCTTGATATTTACGGGTTCGAAATTTTCGAGAAGAATGGATTTGAACAGTTCTGTATTAATTACGTCAACGAAAAACTACAGCAGATTTTTATAGAGCTTACACTGAAGGCAGAACAG GAGGAGTATGTACAGGAAGGGATAAAGTGGACACCCATCGAATACTTCAACAACAAAGTCGTCTGTGATGTCATAGAGACCAAACAGCCACCCGGCATTATGTGTATCCTTGATGACGTGTGTGCCACTATGCATGCAGTGTCGGAGGGAGCAGACAGTACGCTGTTACAG AAACTTGGAGCTGGTATCGGGACACACGACCACTATCAGCCAAGTGGAATGGGCTTCATCATACATCACTACGCTGGCAAG gTGACATATGATGTGGATGGCTTCTGTGAAAGAAACAGGGATGTATTGTTCAAAGATCTCGTACAATTGATGCAGTCAAGTAATAA TGACTATATCAGAAACCTGTTCCCAGAGGATGTTAGTAAACAAACCAAAGGTCGCTCCAGTACAGCCAGCTCTAAGATAAAG TCTCAAGCCAACAAGCTGGTAGATACCTTAATGAGATGTACACCCCATTACATTCGTTGCATCAAACCCAATGAAACAAAAAGGCCGAGGGACTTTGAGGATAGCAG GGTGAAACATCAGGTCGAGTACTTGGGACTGAAGGAGAATATACGAGTACGCCGAGCTGGTTTCGCATACAGAAGGGagttttcaaagtttttacgaag GTATGCTATCTTGACAACGGAAACATGGCCATCCTGGCGTGGGGACCCCAAACAAGGAATCAAGCATCTCATGGACACAGTTAACATGGACAAGGACCAATGGCAGCTCGGCAAAACCAAAGTCTTCGTCAAAAATCCTGAATCT CTATTTTTGTTGGAAGAAATGAGAGAGCGGAAGTTTGATCACTATGCCAGGAAGATACAGAAAGCATACCGTCGCTATCATGCCCGCAAAACATACTTCAAACTCCGAGAAGAGG CGTCGGACATCTTGTTCCAGAAGAAGGAGAGACGGCGCTTCAGTATAAACCGAAACTTTGTCGGGGATTATCTGGGCCTGGATGATCACCCTGGCATCAGGGCCCTACTAGGGAAACGTGAACGCGTGGAATTTGCAGATACTGTGCTTAAATTTGATAGACGTttcaag ATTGCAAAGCGAGATCTCATTCTCACAGCTAAGAGTGTTTACCTAGTGGGAAGAGAAGTG attAAGAAGGGGCCTGACAAGGGAACAATGATTGAAGTAATAAAACGAAGTATTCCGCTTGAAGATATAAGTCATGTCTGTTTGAG TACCCTACAGGATGACCTGTTCGTCCTACATATACAGAATGACTATGCTAGTTTACTGGAATCAGTATTCAAGACAGAATTCCTGTCCACACTGTCGAAACGCTACAAAGACAAAACCAGTAAGGAGCTTCGGACACAGTTCAGCGACGT GATAGAGTTTCCAATAAAGAAGGAAGGCTGGGGAGGAGGCGGTACAAGGAGTATCAAGTTTAGTAAACTTGGACAGCCACAGGACGTAGCTGTGATGAAGCCGTCCAGTAAAGTGCTCAATGTTACCATAGGACCAGGCCTTCCTAAGGACTCTC GGCCTGGAAAAAAGAAAATGCATGTCAGTAATGGTACTTTGAGAAGGAAAAATCCACCAAGCAGATCTGCTCCTACAGCACCTCCTCCATCACGAGGGGCTCCACCCCCACCCACATCCAACCCTCCTAGTCTTG CTAACCGCCGATCTCGTCGCCTCAGTGACAAAACACCATCGCTGCCACGAGATGGTGCCCAGAAAAAAGCTAAGAAGATCAACGAAGCGTTGatcaacaacaataataacTTTATGGCAACACCAGACGCTGGTTATTCAGG TCTTCAGCGTATTGACCAAGAACGAATGAGCGA TGTACAGAGGAACAGAAGTAGTACCAAAAAGCCTAGTCCTGCTGGGGGGCGTCCAAAACCCCCAGCTGCCCCCAAACCCAAACCTGCCTTCCCTCAGTGTCGCTGTCTATATGCCTACGACGCCCAGGATGTTGATGAGCTGAGCTTCAATGAGGGTGACGTCATAGAGATCGTAAAAGAAG AGGCGACTGGCTGGTGGACAGGAAAGCTACGAGCAAAACAGGGTCTGTTTCCAGCAAACTATGTGGAAAAGCTGTGA
- the LOC117334978 gene encoding unconventional myosin-Ie-like isoform X1, translating to MSKPYHWQSHNVKTSGVDDMVLLQKISEAAILDNIKKRYMDDCIYTYIGPVLVSVNPFKQLNIFTDREVEQYQGAAQYENPPHVYALADNMYRNMLIDMENQCVIISGESGAGKTVAAKYIMGFIAKVSGGGEKVQKVKDVILESNPLLEAFGNAKTVRNNNSSRFGKYVEIQFSRGGEPDGGKISNFLLEKTRVVSQNRSERNFHIFYQICAGADASQKESLGVTTPDYYMYLNQSGTYTVDGTDDVAEYKDTMHAMHTVGMADETIEDVICVVAGILHLGNIAFQEDGNYAKVANEDFLDYPAYLLGVDKEYLRTKLTSRDMDSKWGGKSEVIHVTLNVEQAEFSRDALAKALYSRMFDYLVEAVNRAMRKDKEEINIGILDIYGFEIFEKNGFEQFCINYVNEKLQQIFIELTLKAEQEEYVQEGIKWTPIEYFNNKVVCDVIETKQPPGIMCILDDVCATMHAVSEGADSTLLQKLGAGIGTHDHYQPSGMGFIIHHYAGKVTYDVDGFCERNRDVLFKDLVQLMQSSNNDYIRNLFPEDVSKQTKGRSSTASSKIKSQANKLVDTLMRCTPHYIRCIKPNETKRPRDFEDSRVKHQVEYLGLKENIRVRRAGFAYRREFSKFLRRYAILTTETWPSWRGDPKQGIKHLMDTVNMDKDQWQLGKTKVFVKNPESLFLLEEMRERKFDHYARKIQKAYRRYHARKTYFKLREEASDILFQKKERRRFSINRNFVGDYLGLDDHPGIRALLGKRERVEFADTVLKFDRRFKIAKRDLILTAKSVYLVGREVIKKGPDKGTMIEVIKRSIPLEDISHVCLSTLQDDLFVLHIQNDYASLLESVFKTEFLSTLSKRYKDKTSKELRTQFSDVIEFPIKKEGWGGGGTRSIKFSKLGQPQDVAVMKPSSKVLNVTIGPGLPKDSRPGKKKMHVSNGTLRRKNPPSRSAPTAPPPSRGAPPPPTSNPPSLANRRSRRLSDKTPSLPRDGAQKKAKKINEALINNNNNFMATPDAGYSGLQRIDQERMSDVQRNRSSTKKPSPAGGRPKPPAAPKPKPAFPQCRCLYAYDAQDVDELSFNEGDVIEIVKEEATGWWTGKLRAKQGLFPANYVEKL from the exons CCGTACCATTGGCAGAGCCACAATGTCAAGACCAGTGGGGTCGACGACATGGTGCTCCTCCAGAAGATCTCGGAGGCAGCCATTCTCGACAACATCAAAAAACGTTATATGGACGATTGTATCTAT ACTTACATTGGTCCAGTGCTGGTGTCGGTCAACCCCTTCAAACAGCTCAATATCTTTACTGATCGAGAGGTGGAGCAGTACCAAGGAGCG GCCCAGTATGAAAATCCACCACATGTGTATGCCCTGGCCGACAATATGTACAGGAACATGTTGATAGATATGGAGAACCAATGTGTCATCATCAG CGGAGAGAGTGGTGCTGGAAAAACAGTAGCAGCCAAATACATTATGGGCTTCATTGCCAAAGTTTCGGGAGGAGGTGAAAAAGTACAG aaagTCAAAGATGTTATTCTTGAGTCTAACCCATTGCTAGAGGCTTTTGGGAATGCCAAGACAGTCCGCAACAATAACTCCAGTCGATTT GGTAAATATGTAGAAATCCAATTCAGTAGAGGAGGCGAGCCAGACGGTGGTAAAATATCCAACTTCCTACTGGAGAAG ACCCGTGTGGTAAGCCAGAACCGCAGCGAAAGAAACTTTCATATCTTCTACCAGATATGTGCTGGGGCTGATGCATCACAGAAAG AGAGTTTAGGTGTTACCACACCGGATTATTATATGTACCTGAACCAAAGCGGGACCTACACAGTGGACGGTACTGATGATGTTGCCGAGTACAAGGACACCATG CATGCCATGCACACAGTGGGTATGGCGGATGAGACGATAGAAGATGTGATATGTGTTGTGGCTGGTATACTTCACTTGGGAAACATTGCCTTTCAAGAGGATGGAAACTACGCCAAAGTGGCCAATGAAGATT TCCTTGACTACCCAGCTTACCTGCTCGGAGTGGACAAAGAGTACCTCAGGACAAAACTGACCAGTCGAGACATGGACAGTAAATGGGGAGGCAAATCCGAGGTTATCCATGTGACACTGAATGTGGAGCAGGCAGAATTCTCACGTGATGCTCTGGCTAAGGCCCTGTACAGTCGAATGTTTGACTACCTTGTCGAG GCGGTCAACCGTGCCATGAGGAAAGACAAAGAAGAGATCAACATAGGCATCCTTGATATTTACGGGTTCGAAATTTTCGAGAAGAATGGATTTGAACAGTTCTGTATTAATTACGTCAACGAAAAACTACAGCAGATTTTTATAGAGCTTACACTGAAGGCAGAACAG GAGGAGTATGTACAGGAAGGGATAAAGTGGACACCCATCGAATACTTCAACAACAAAGTCGTCTGTGATGTCATAGAGACCAAACAGCCACCCGGCATTATGTGTATCCTTGATGACGTGTGTGCCACTATGCATGCAGTGTCGGAGGGAGCAGACAGTACGCTGTTACAG AAACTTGGAGCTGGTATCGGGACACACGACCACTATCAGCCAAGTGGAATGGGCTTCATCATACATCACTACGCTGGCAAG gTGACATATGATGTGGATGGCTTCTGTGAAAGAAACAGGGATGTATTGTTCAAAGATCTCGTACAATTGATGCAGTCAAGTAATAA TGACTATATCAGAAACCTGTTCCCAGAGGATGTTAGTAAACAAACCAAAGGTCGCTCCAGTACAGCCAGCTCTAAGATAAAG TCTCAAGCCAACAAGCTGGTAGATACCTTAATGAGATGTACACCCCATTACATTCGTTGCATCAAACCCAATGAAACAAAAAGGCCGAGGGACTTTGAGGATAGCAG GGTGAAACATCAGGTCGAGTACTTGGGACTGAAGGAGAATATACGAGTACGCCGAGCTGGTTTCGCATACAGAAGGGagttttcaaagtttttacgaag GTATGCTATCTTGACAACGGAAACATGGCCATCCTGGCGTGGGGACCCCAAACAAGGAATCAAGCATCTCATGGACACAGTTAACATGGACAAGGACCAATGGCAGCTCGGCAAAACCAAAGTCTTCGTCAAAAATCCTGAATCT CTATTTTTGTTGGAAGAAATGAGAGAGCGGAAGTTTGATCACTATGCCAGGAAGATACAGAAAGCATACCGTCGCTATCATGCCCGCAAAACATACTTCAAACTCCGAGAAGAGG CGTCGGACATCTTGTTCCAGAAGAAGGAGAGACGGCGCTTCAGTATAAACCGAAACTTTGTCGGGGATTATCTGGGCCTGGATGATCACCCTGGCATCAGGGCCCTACTAGGGAAACGTGAACGCGTGGAATTTGCAGATACTGTGCTTAAATTTGATAGACGTttcaag ATTGCAAAGCGAGATCTCATTCTCACAGCTAAGAGTGTTTACCTAGTGGGAAGAGAAGTG attAAGAAGGGGCCTGACAAGGGAACAATGATTGAAGTAATAAAACGAAGTATTCCGCTTGAAGATATAAGTCATGTCTGTTTGAG TACCCTACAGGATGACCTGTTCGTCCTACATATACAGAATGACTATGCTAGTTTACTGGAATCAGTATTCAAGACAGAATTCCTGTCCACACTGTCGAAACGCTACAAAGACAAAACCAGTAAGGAGCTTCGGACACAGTTCAGCGACGT GATAGAGTTTCCAATAAAGAAGGAAGGCTGGGGAGGAGGCGGTACAAGGAGTATCAAGTTTAGTAAACTTGGACAGCCACAGGACGTAGCTGTGATGAAGCCGTCCAGTAAAGTGCTCAATGTTACCATAGGACCAGGCCTTCCTAAGGACTCTC GGCCTGGAAAAAAGAAAATGCATGTCAGTAATGGTACTTTGAGAAGGAAAAATCCACCAAGCAGATCTGCTCCTACAGCACCTCCTCCATCACGAGGGGCTCCACCCCCACCCACATCCAACCCTCCTAGTCTTG CTAACCGCCGATCTCGTCGCCTCAGTGACAAAACACCATCGCTGCCACGAGATGGTGCCCAGAAAAAAGCTAAGAAGATCAACGAAGCGTTGatcaacaacaataataacTTTATGGCAACACCAGACGCTGGTTATTCAGG TCTTCAGCGTATTGACCAAGAACGAATGAGCGA TGTACAGAGGAACAGAAGTAGTACCAAAAAGCCTAGTCCTGCTGGGGGGCGTCCAAAACCCCCAGCTGCCCCCAAACCCAAACCTGCCTTCCCTCAGTGTCGCTGTCTATATGCCTACGACGCCCAGGATGTTGATGAGCTGAGCTTCAATGAGGGTGACGTCATAGAGATCGTAAAAGAAG AGGCGACTGGCTGGTGGACAGGAAAGCTACGAGCAAAACAGGGTCTGTTTCCAGCAAACTATGTGGAAAAGCTGTGA
- the LOC117334978 gene encoding unconventional myosin-Ie-like isoform X3, with protein sequence MSKPYHWQSHNVKTSGVDDMVLLQKISEAAILDNIKKRYMDDCIYTYIGPVLVSVNPFKQLNIFTDREVEQYQGAAQYENPPHVYALADNMYRNMLIDMENQCVIISGESGAGKTVAAKYIMGFIAKVSGGGEKVQKVKDVILESNPLLEAFGNAKTVRNNNSSRFGKYVEIQFSRGGEPDGGKISNFLLEKTRVVSQNRSERNFHIFYQICAGADASQKESLGVTTPDYYMYLNQSGTYTVDGTDDVAEYKDTMHAMHTVGMADETIEDVICVVAGILHLGNIAFQEDGNYAKVANEDFLDYPAYLLGVDKEYLRTKLTSRDMDSKWGGKSEVIHVTLNVEQAEFSRDALAKALYSRMFDYLVEAVNRAMRKDKEEINIGILDIYGFEIFEKNGFEQFCINYVNEKLQQIFIELTLKAEQEEYVQEGIKWTPIEYFNNKVVCDVIETKQPPGIMCILDDVCATMHAVSEGADSTLLQKLGAGIGTHDHYQPSGMGFIIHHYAGKVTYDVDGFCERNRDVLFKDLVQLMQSSNNDYIRNLFPEDVSKQTKGRSSTASSKIKSQANKLVDTLMRCTPHYIRCIKPNETKRPRDFEDSRVKHQVEYLGLKENIRVRRAGFAYRREFSKFLRRYAILTTETWPSWRGDPKQGIKHLMDTVNMDKDQWQLGKTKVFVKNPESLFLLEEMRERKFDHYARKIQKAYRRYHARKTYFKLREEASDILFQKKERRRFSINRNFVGDYLGLDDHPGIRALLGKRERVEFADTVLKFDRRFKIAKRDLILTAKSVYLVGREVIKKGPDKGTMIEVIKRSIPLEDISHVCLSTLQDDLFVLHIQNDYASLLESVFKTEFLSTLSKRYKDKTSKELRTQFSDVIEFPIKKEGWGGGGTRSIKFSKLGQPQDVAVMKPSSKVLNVTIGPGLPKDSRPGKKKMHVSNGTLRRKNPPSRSAPTAPPPSRGAPPPPTSNPPSLANRRSRRLSDKTPSLPRDGAQKKAKKINEALINNNNNFMATPDAGYSGVQRNRSSTKKPSPAGGRPKPPAAPKPKPAFPQCRCLYAYDAQDVDELSFNEGDVIEIVKEEATGWWTGKLRAKQGLFPANYVEKL encoded by the exons CCGTACCATTGGCAGAGCCACAATGTCAAGACCAGTGGGGTCGACGACATGGTGCTCCTCCAGAAGATCTCGGAGGCAGCCATTCTCGACAACATCAAAAAACGTTATATGGACGATTGTATCTAT ACTTACATTGGTCCAGTGCTGGTGTCGGTCAACCCCTTCAAACAGCTCAATATCTTTACTGATCGAGAGGTGGAGCAGTACCAAGGAGCG GCCCAGTATGAAAATCCACCACATGTGTATGCCCTGGCCGACAATATGTACAGGAACATGTTGATAGATATGGAGAACCAATGTGTCATCATCAG CGGAGAGAGTGGTGCTGGAAAAACAGTAGCAGCCAAATACATTATGGGCTTCATTGCCAAAGTTTCGGGAGGAGGTGAAAAAGTACAG aaagTCAAAGATGTTATTCTTGAGTCTAACCCATTGCTAGAGGCTTTTGGGAATGCCAAGACAGTCCGCAACAATAACTCCAGTCGATTT GGTAAATATGTAGAAATCCAATTCAGTAGAGGAGGCGAGCCAGACGGTGGTAAAATATCCAACTTCCTACTGGAGAAG ACCCGTGTGGTAAGCCAGAACCGCAGCGAAAGAAACTTTCATATCTTCTACCAGATATGTGCTGGGGCTGATGCATCACAGAAAG AGAGTTTAGGTGTTACCACACCGGATTATTATATGTACCTGAACCAAAGCGGGACCTACACAGTGGACGGTACTGATGATGTTGCCGAGTACAAGGACACCATG CATGCCATGCACACAGTGGGTATGGCGGATGAGACGATAGAAGATGTGATATGTGTTGTGGCTGGTATACTTCACTTGGGAAACATTGCCTTTCAAGAGGATGGAAACTACGCCAAAGTGGCCAATGAAGATT TCCTTGACTACCCAGCTTACCTGCTCGGAGTGGACAAAGAGTACCTCAGGACAAAACTGACCAGTCGAGACATGGACAGTAAATGGGGAGGCAAATCCGAGGTTATCCATGTGACACTGAATGTGGAGCAGGCAGAATTCTCACGTGATGCTCTGGCTAAGGCCCTGTACAGTCGAATGTTTGACTACCTTGTCGAG GCGGTCAACCGTGCCATGAGGAAAGACAAAGAAGAGATCAACATAGGCATCCTTGATATTTACGGGTTCGAAATTTTCGAGAAGAATGGATTTGAACAGTTCTGTATTAATTACGTCAACGAAAAACTACAGCAGATTTTTATAGAGCTTACACTGAAGGCAGAACAG GAGGAGTATGTACAGGAAGGGATAAAGTGGACACCCATCGAATACTTCAACAACAAAGTCGTCTGTGATGTCATAGAGACCAAACAGCCACCCGGCATTATGTGTATCCTTGATGACGTGTGTGCCACTATGCATGCAGTGTCGGAGGGAGCAGACAGTACGCTGTTACAG AAACTTGGAGCTGGTATCGGGACACACGACCACTATCAGCCAAGTGGAATGGGCTTCATCATACATCACTACGCTGGCAAG gTGACATATGATGTGGATGGCTTCTGTGAAAGAAACAGGGATGTATTGTTCAAAGATCTCGTACAATTGATGCAGTCAAGTAATAA TGACTATATCAGAAACCTGTTCCCAGAGGATGTTAGTAAACAAACCAAAGGTCGCTCCAGTACAGCCAGCTCTAAGATAAAG TCTCAAGCCAACAAGCTGGTAGATACCTTAATGAGATGTACACCCCATTACATTCGTTGCATCAAACCCAATGAAACAAAAAGGCCGAGGGACTTTGAGGATAGCAG GGTGAAACATCAGGTCGAGTACTTGGGACTGAAGGAGAATATACGAGTACGCCGAGCTGGTTTCGCATACAGAAGGGagttttcaaagtttttacgaag GTATGCTATCTTGACAACGGAAACATGGCCATCCTGGCGTGGGGACCCCAAACAAGGAATCAAGCATCTCATGGACACAGTTAACATGGACAAGGACCAATGGCAGCTCGGCAAAACCAAAGTCTTCGTCAAAAATCCTGAATCT CTATTTTTGTTGGAAGAAATGAGAGAGCGGAAGTTTGATCACTATGCCAGGAAGATACAGAAAGCATACCGTCGCTATCATGCCCGCAAAACATACTTCAAACTCCGAGAAGAGG CGTCGGACATCTTGTTCCAGAAGAAGGAGAGACGGCGCTTCAGTATAAACCGAAACTTTGTCGGGGATTATCTGGGCCTGGATGATCACCCTGGCATCAGGGCCCTACTAGGGAAACGTGAACGCGTGGAATTTGCAGATACTGTGCTTAAATTTGATAGACGTttcaag ATTGCAAAGCGAGATCTCATTCTCACAGCTAAGAGTGTTTACCTAGTGGGAAGAGAAGTG attAAGAAGGGGCCTGACAAGGGAACAATGATTGAAGTAATAAAACGAAGTATTCCGCTTGAAGATATAAGTCATGTCTGTTTGAG TACCCTACAGGATGACCTGTTCGTCCTACATATACAGAATGACTATGCTAGTTTACTGGAATCAGTATTCAAGACAGAATTCCTGTCCACACTGTCGAAACGCTACAAAGACAAAACCAGTAAGGAGCTTCGGACACAGTTCAGCGACGT GATAGAGTTTCCAATAAAGAAGGAAGGCTGGGGAGGAGGCGGTACAAGGAGTATCAAGTTTAGTAAACTTGGACAGCCACAGGACGTAGCTGTGATGAAGCCGTCCAGTAAAGTGCTCAATGTTACCATAGGACCAGGCCTTCCTAAGGACTCTC GGCCTGGAAAAAAGAAAATGCATGTCAGTAATGGTACTTTGAGAAGGAAAAATCCACCAAGCAGATCTGCTCCTACAGCACCTCCTCCATCACGAGGGGCTCCACCCCCACCCACATCCAACCCTCCTAGTCTTG CTAACCGCCGATCTCGTCGCCTCAGTGACAAAACACCATCGCTGCCACGAGATGGTGCCCAGAAAAAAGCTAAGAAGATCAACGAAGCGTTGatcaacaacaataataacTTTATGGCAACACCAGACGCTGGTTATTCAGG TGTACAGAGGAACAGAAGTAGTACCAAAAAGCCTAGTCCTGCTGGGGGGCGTCCAAAACCCCCAGCTGCCCCCAAACCCAAACCTGCCTTCCCTCAGTGTCGCTGTCTATATGCCTACGACGCCCAGGATGTTGATGAGCTGAGCTTCAATGAGGGTGACGTCATAGAGATCGTAAAAGAAG AGGCGACTGGCTGGTGGACAGGAAAGCTACGAGCAAAACAGGGTCTGTTTCCAGCAAACTATGTGGAAAAGCTGTGA